The Asterias rubens chromosome 16, eAstRub1.3, whole genome shotgun sequence region cgggcgagttggtctttgaaaagcgtttgtaaccgtttgttataaaatgcatatgattagaaagatattttaaaagtagaatataatgatcgaCACAAGTACAatgtatcactcgaaattgcgtggttttcctttacctcgtcgacaaacagggtcggccatttatgggagtcaaatttttgactcccataaatggccgaccgcgttagttcgcaaagtagaaggaaaaccacgcaattacgAGGCAAattatgtgtggatcattgtattctactttcaaaacatctttctaaccatatgcattttataacaaacggttataaatgcttttcaaagaccaactcgaccgatccaaggcaacgtgttcctttaattcaaaTGATAAACAACACGTTgtataaacaagtacaaaacgTATTCCCATTTTTCGCTCAAGCAgctgtttaaaggatttgggtactttttctaacacaaaacacaatgtccacagattaacattttaaacttacatcgtttgaagctgatgatattagaaagcttaccttaaaattttacttgctgagatgctgcagtttttgagaaatgagtcaaaatacatgctaaaataattgttgtctcctGAGGCAAAAGTTGTCtgtatgacattgtttttactcatgtctcaaaaactacagcacctcagcaagtactattttaagggaagctttctactatcattatctccaaaccGTGTAGGTTTAGTATgaataaatctgtggacaatgtgttttataatatAGTACAAAAGgatccaaaccctttaagaatTTAAGCAGTTAAAACACTTACATATAAATAGGTTGCAGGGGTACGTTGGGTTCCTTCTGTTGGGCATGTGAATTATAACTTGAATAGTTGGAGTCAAATCCACCAATAAAATCAACTGtaaatgaatgaaacaaaacaaaatgaaacaaaacagaaataagCTCAAATGCATGTAAAAGTATTCCAGTATAGCGAACAACAAGCTGTTAGGCGATTCACACAAAGTATTAAGgcgcatgttgccacctactgctgggctgaaacagggttaccccctccTCCATCCCCATCTTGTAAAgatgtaggtatgggtatcatccaaTAGGAGCCCGGATGGTAGAGCAGAACACCACACCTTCCCAACTTTAAGGTTAAGAAGCCTTGAAAAAATGCACAAGTGcgatgaccgggattcaaacccacacgcTGTCTAGTCCGGTGAACAAGAAGGCCGTGACTTGCCActccagtgttttttttgtgctcTGTCAATAGAATAAATGTGTTTATGTACTTGCACTTATTCTATTGAGTTCATAGTATAAGCCAAAGCCATGTTAAAGAATACTTACAACTATCTTCCTCTTCTGCAAATTTCAAATTGACAAGAATAGCACCAATAATTCCAAATATCTGtggagacaaaacaaaaaacagattgGCTCTTTAGTAACGAACACAGCCAGATAACAGATGTACTAGTGTATATACCCCTGTCAAAGATTGTGAAGTTTATTGGTCGAGAACTGATCACAACTAAGAGAcaatgtgaatatctctttttgggtagggttggttttaaaaagcagaaaatattgcttaaaactGGAGTAGGTTTACAGGGACGAAACCAATTACTGTTTCGGTCAATGGCCAGTGGTTAACCTATGGCAAGTTTAACCGAAACGGTATTGGTTACGACCTTGAAAACGCACCACTGTTCTGATGAGGAAAAATAAGcagggataccagtcacagatggtacatgtgacatgatgttttggctggtatccttattttggtaagcataaattCTGTTGTGCTAAGCTTCTTTTTGgtattaagcagctctatgaaattgggccctgataacCAAGACTGTATCATGTACCAGGTTTATCAATGGGTAGCAGaaactttaaaagcagtggacactattggtatttactcaaaataattatcagcataaaaccttacttgctgacgagtaatggggagaggttgatagtataaacattgtgagaacggcccctctgaagtgacatagttttcgagaaattttccacaaatttaatttcaagccctcagatttagaatttgaggtctcgaaatcaaccatctaaatgcacacaacttcatgtgacagagggtgtttcttcttcattattatctcgcaacaaattttcacaggtttgttcttttatgcatatgttgagatacaccaagtgagaagactggtctttgacaattaccaatagtgtccagtgcctttaagtttgtatTATCAAATTAACATTACCTCCAACATTTATGACTTCATACAAGGGTACACAACTTTGGTTAGCCATTCAACTTGAAACTTACTGAAAACAATATTTGCACGCCAGCGTGTATCACTTCTGTGTATATCCCATCCAGCACACACCCAGTGACGGACAGTTGTTTTGTGCGGGTTATACTCTCGGGTTGGAACGTCTTTGTTGTTGTACTGTTGACTACGCACCCAAAACCGTGCGACAACCACCAACTTTTACTTGTAGTGCCCATGCTGAGGATGCTGCTACTTTGCTAAGGGGGCAATTTTAAAATATGGGGGTCAATGTTGGGTTAGAACTGGATTTTTAAAGTTTAGCTGATCGTATAGATGTTTTTGGATCAGTCAGATAATGTTTGCAAACATGGATCCTAACAATAGTGATGTAAGTCGGTGCCGAGAGGGAAAGAACATCGGACacgtgtttctgatcagtagataCGAGtagggtttgagtcccactcgTGTCCTTACACTTTACCATTATTGCTGGTATtccgatgggacgtaaagccagtGGTCCTGTGCATTGTATAATGTAAAGAATCTAGTGCAGTTAGTGTAtggagaaggggtttgccccggtgttcctggtttgattggctgcatattacaCCACAACAAATTGTAAACCATGATTCTGTGTAACGGGTAGTTCTCGaactgtggtgcaatatgcagccaaacaaaccaggaacaccagggcaaatcTCTTCTCTCTATATACAACAATCATCTGGGTTCCTTTACGTgtaatacacaacacacgggaccaacggctttacatcccatcccaGGCGTGATATTTCACGAAGGCAACGAATgcgattgcctcgatgcctcctagtcattgccttgttgcccttgaaatgctccagtagaaatttacaattccctcataagggtgccctttaccaagggtaaaatgcattggtgcccttgcccttccaaaaagcAAGTATACAGGCCTGCAGCATCAGAAGAACAAAGTGATATGGTAtgtctttacgtcccatccaaaggacgaggCAATAGTGAAACATGTCTTGGTTTAAAAGGACttaagtgtcaagaccaggactcgaacctacactctgctgaccagcagagtttgagtctggtgctcttatccactttAGCCACTACCCTATACCTACCTGTACACTAAGAGCTCCTACATTAAGATACAGGCATATGATGAAGATGTTCCATCCTAACCAAATGATATGCCATATGCCATactgcaaagaaatcaaacaaatcaaactgttaaatgaaaaagcttttaaaagatcatgtaccatttgtgactggtatttttggtaatttttgcaAAGCAGAAAGGTCTTATgcaagttggtctttaaaaagcgtttgtaaccgtttgttataaaatgcataatggttagaaagaatgcatcaatgatccacataaacattgtatcaatgatccacacaaacatgcctcgaaattgcacgttttttcttttacctcgtcgactaacacggtggGCCATTTACGTATGGGTGTCAAATTTTtgtctcccataaatggctgaccgtgttagttcgcaaaataaaaggaaaaccaagcaactTCGAGGcttaaattctacttttaaaacatctgtccaatcatatgcattttataacaaatggttacaagtagtagaaaatggtgaaaatagtagaaaggtttgcggtaacgccatgtaatgataatctctgaatgagttggggtggttctgaagagaaccattggtttcaacacAACCTTTTGATTAGAATGCCCTGATCGAGTCGGGCAATGTCTGGAGTTactgtttgtttaattttgcaTTCCTCCTGCTCAATGTATGGATTTAATGCCCACACTTTATTGATCTCATTACCAGATAGATATAAATTCCCAAGTCTGGCTAGATGAGAATCTCATAG contains the following coding sequences:
- the LOC117300843 gene encoding sodium/potassium-transporting ATPase subunit beta-1-interacting protein 3-like isoform X1 encodes the protein MGCCTARCTLMTICALQMIASIERFVFDLVGFMWTPVLVGVIDIIIILFCMFGIHQYRPKFIYVYGIWHIIWLGWNIFIICLYLNVGALSVQQSSSILSMGTTSKSWWLSHGFGCVVNSTTTKTFQPESITRTKQLSVTGCVLDGIYTEVIHAGVQILFSIFGIIGAILVNLKFAEEEDSFDFIGGFDSNYSSYNSHAQQKEPNVPLQPIYIHRGIH
- the LOC117300843 gene encoding sodium/potassium-transporting ATPase subunit beta-1-interacting protein 3-like isoform X2; this encodes MGCCTARCTLMTICALQMIASIERFVFDLVGFMWTPVLVGVIDIIIILFCMFGIHQYRPKFIYVYGIWHIIWLGWNIFIICLYLNVGALSVQQSSSILSMGTTSKSWWLSHGFGCVVNSTTTKTFQPESITRTKQLSVTGCVLDGIYTEVIHAGVQILFSIFGIIGAILVNLKFAEEEDSFTEVSTDYITMATAIGNPGNRST